ATCGCTGCAAGACGAGTTCTCCCGAGCCTTCGCCCGCGCCCTGCATCGGCTTCACGGCGACGACGCGCAGCAAAGCCCCCACTACGGTCGGCTGGTCAACGACCGGGCTTTCGGGCGCGTAACGAGTTATCTCGCGCAGGGGAAAATCCTTGTCGGGGGCCGCACCGACCCCTCCGACCGCTATATCGAGCCGACGCTGCTCGCGGAGGTCGACCCCGGCGCGCCCGTGATGCAGGAGGAGATCTTCGGTCCGGTCCTGCCGATGCTCCCCTTCGACGACATCGGCGAAGCCGTGGCGCTGATCAACGACCGCGAAAAACCGCTGGCGCTTTACTACTTCGGACCCGAAAAGACGGGCCGCGAAGTCCTGCTGCATACCTCCTCGGGCGGCGCGTGCATCAACGACACGATCATGCAGATCGCCAACGACCGCCTGCCGTTCGGCGGCGTGGGCAACTCGGGCATGGGCCGCTACCACGGCCACGACAGCTTCGACGCCTTCTCCCTCCGCCGCGGCGTGGTCGAGTCTCCGGCGCGGCCCGACCTGCCGCTGCGCTACCCGCCCTACAAGGGGTTCCGGTGGGTGAAGAAGATACTATAAGGAATTAAAAATGAAGAATTAAGAATTAAAAATTAGAGAGAGATCAGCGGTTACTGCATTTTTAATTCTTAATTTTTAATTCTTAATTTTTAATTCCCTACCTTTGTCCCGCAGGTCCGCTCTGTCGCTGCCGGCCGCAAGCCGGGAGAGGAAAGTCCGGGCAACGCAGAGCGCCACGCAGGCTAATGACCTGACAGCCGTGAGGTTGTGGCAGCGTAACAGAAAACGACCGCCCGCAGGGGATTTTCGGAATTCCGGCGGGTAAGGGTGAAAAGGCGGGGTAAGAGCCCACCGCGGGGGCAGCAATGTCGCCCGGCAGTACGTCCCGTGGGTTGCAAGACCGTGTATACCGGCAATCAAGGGTTGCTCGCCCGATGCCGGGGGGTAGGTTGCTTGAGGCGGCAGGAGACTGCCGTCCTAGATAAATGACAGGGGCCCGGGGTTCGCCCCGGGAACAGAACCCGGCTTACAGGACCTGCACGTACGGAGGTGTCGCAGCAATGCGGCGCCTCCTCTGTTTTCAGGCCCATTCCGCCGCAGAAGTCCCGGCCGGCCCCGCGGCCCGCACGGCGCACGAAACGCTCCCGGCGGCCCAAACCTACGCCGAAAGGGTCGCCGACGCGCGTTCGGTCGCGGGATGGCTCACCCCCCCCGCATCGGCCGTGCCGCTCGTGCGGGCGCTCCTGAAACGCAAAAAACGGGAAAAACCGGGTAAGACGCTACTCCAGCCCCATGCGCTTGCGGGCGAAGGGCATGACCCACGCCGGGGACTGCTCGCGCGCCAGCATGTCGCGCATGTACTCCATGTAGGGTTCCGAATGGCGGAACCAATGCTGCAATCCCTCGCAGAGCGAGTTCTTGCGGCAGCCGTCGGAACCGGTCTCGAAGCGGTGCTTCGGACATTCGCCCCGGCAGGCGAAATAGTATTTGCACCGCAGGCATTCGGCGGGCAGCGCATTGCGCTTGGCAAGGCCGAAATCCACCCGTTTGCGCGAACGGTAGATCTCCGACAACGGCGTTTCGCGGATGTTGCCCAACTTGTATTCGGGATAGACGAAGTGGTCGCACGAATAGACGTCGCCGTTGTGCTCGACGACCAGCGCGTCGCCGCACGTCTCGCCCATCGAGCAGACGCCCGGGGGCACGCCGCACCACTGGGCCAGCGTCGCGTCGAACATCTGCACGAACGTACGCCCCACATCGCTCACCACCCACACGTCGAACACGTCGCACAGGAACTCCCCGTAACCCTTGGCCGTCACCGACCATTCGGCCAGCCGCGCCCCCTCGCGGTCGGGCGAGACGATCAGCGGGCGGTGGAACCCGGGCTTGTCGACGACATGCTCCACGGCAGGCAGGAACTGCATGTACCGGCTGTGCACCGTGTCGCGGAAGAAGCGGTAGATCTCCCCGCCACGCCCCTCGCACAGACGGTTCACCACGCTCAGCGTATTGTACTCCACGCCGCTGCGCTGGAACATTTCGATCGTCCGCATCACCCGCTCGAAAGTGGGCCGGCCGCCCTTCGTCAGGCGGAACGCGTCGTGAATGTCCTGCGGCCCGTCGAGCGAAATCCCCACCA
This Alistipes shahii WAL 8301 DNA region includes the following protein-coding sequences:
- a CDS encoding anaerobic sulfatase-maturation protein, which translates into the protein MKNKDIFTFRDAEKQAGPVAFSTMLKPAGSVCNLDCHYCYYLDKAVQYGGRQAVMSDELLELYVKQYIEANEVPTVQFCWHGGEPLLLGVDFYRKAMDFQQKYADGKKIENILQTNGTLVDEAWCDLFAGNNFLVGISLDGPQDIHDAFRLTKGGRPTFERVMRTIEMFQRSGVEYNTLSVVNRLCEGRGGEIYRFFRDTVHSRYMQFLPAVEHVVDKPGFHRPLIVSPDREGARLAEWSVTAKGYGEFLCDVFDVWVVSDVGRTFVQMFDATLAQWCGVPPGVCSMGETCGDALVVEHNGDVYSCDHFVYPEYKLGNIRETPLSEIYRSRKRVDFGLAKRNALPAECLRCKYYFACRGECPKHRFETGSDGCRKNSLCEGLQHWFRHSEPYMEYMRDMLAREQSPAWVMPFARKRMGLE